Proteins from a genomic interval of Quercus lobata isolate SW786 chromosome 11, ValleyOak3.0 Primary Assembly, whole genome shotgun sequence:
- the LOC115969527 gene encoding uncharacterized protein LOC115969527: MLDIWSWICELPNSDEWNESDSPPLFELASSKPSPDGSTQSIQLRAERTSGSNTDTLVTFTVCLQGFHPFNNPKTLWVSDTCPIFSEKPFLPLLLQLLNEIISRSPTGHVSTCPRSQLQKLKPGPVSWVMDSHSPESFSSFFNLVFLTRLFWLCACDSPSEVGSLYFNSLLGPNVDVLSCTHVPVLRTFLVSVGVDAELCFMRTLGYMLAKWLILREVGVGLQTLTPSHSNNLGFSYANEAHGFWILKGYAPVLGMKLTRSSNQRFQFPVNVMEAKERVLRYGLAHQQLEAVIQMEYTVGFYDGFIQVNTRVDNVRLHVANLGFNKSDDADYAETHFPSRIRVWVGPEVGATYVAGVSLGRSTSNGEKEVERHKVVKGNFEKSMDPPKVKATMMTRTKMKNWRWDQDVEGNAAIFDAMLYDNMTGIEVATWKPLSGGGNLRHNFQNRYVGANRAFTKTGGLVFAGDEYGEGVGWRLSKEMEGSVLKWRIGGQVWLSYWPNEVKSSYFETRCVEWCDEVDLPLIPGKFGV; encoded by the coding sequence atgttGGATATTTGGTCTTGGATATGTGAGCTTCCCAACTCGGACGAGTGGAACGAGTCAGACTCACCACCCTTGTTTGAACTTGCGAGTTCCAAACCGAGTCCTGATGGTTCAACTCAGTCGATCCAACTCAGAGCCGAGCGCACCTCCGGGTCCAACACGGACACGTTGGTGACCTTCACCGTATGCTTACAGGGCTTTCACCCTTTCAACAACCCAAAGACCTTGTGGGTCTCTGACACGTGTCCTATCTTCTCAGAAAAACCGTTCCTCCCATTGTTACTTCAGCTTCTCAATGAAATCATATCCCGATCACCCACTGGGCACGTTAGCACATGCCCCAGGTCACAGCTCCAGAAGCTCAAACCCGGCCCGGTTTCGTGGGTCATGGACTCTCACTCACCCGAGTCCTTCTCTAGCTTCTTCAACCTCGTCTTCCTCACGCGCCTTTTTTGGCTGTGTGCATGTGACTCGCCTAGTGAAGTTGGCTCACTTTACTTCAACTCCCTGTTGGGTCCAAACGTCGACGTTTTGTCGTGTACGCACGTGCCAGTTTTGCGAACATTTTTAGTCTCAGTGGGTGTAGATGCTGAGCTGTGCTTCATGCGCACCCTTGGGTACATGTTAGCAAAATGGTTGATTTTAAGAGAAGTGGGCGTAGGATTACAAACCTTAACACCATCTCATAGTAATAACCTTGGGTTTTCTTATGCTAATGAGGCTCATGGGTTTTGGATATTGAAGGGTTACGCGCCTGTGTTGGGGATGAAACTTACGCGCTCTAGTAATCAGAGATTTCAGTTCCCTGTTAATGTTATGGAAGCTAAAGAGCGCGTGCTAAGATATGGTTTGGCCCACCAACAGCTTGAGGCTGTTATTCAAATGGAATATACAGTTGGATTCTATGATGGGTTTATTCAGGTAAACACACGTGTGGATAACGTACGCCTCCACGTGGCAAATCTAGGATTCAACAAAAGTGATGATGCGGATTACGCCGAGACCCATTTCCCATCGAGGATTCGAGTTTGGGTCGGGCCAGAAGTTGGGGCAACTTATGTGGCTGGAGTGAGTTTGGGTCGATCCACAAGTAATGGAGAGAAAGAGGTGGAAAGACACAAAGTAGTGAAGGGTAATTTCGAAAAATCAATGGATCCTCCAAAGGTGAAAGCGACAATGATGACGAGGACAAAGATGAAGAATTGGAGGTGGGACCAAGATGTAGAGGGAAATGCAGCGATCTTCGATGCAATGTTATATGACAACATGACAGGTATCGAAGTGGCCACGTGGAAGCCTTTGAGTGGTGGTGGTAACTTGAGGCACAATTTTCAAAATCGATATGTGGGAGCAAACAGGGCATTTACAAAAACCGGGGGGTTGGTTTTTGCGGGAGATGAGTATGGGGAAGGAGTAGGTTGGAGGTTAAGTAAAGAAATGGAAGGGAGTGTGTTGAAGTGGAGGATAGGAGGGCAAGTTTGGTTAAGTTATTGGCCTAATGAGGTTAAAAGTTCCTACTTTGAGACAAGATGTGTGGAATGGTGTGATGAAGTTGATTTGCCTTTGATTCCTGGTAAATTTGGCGTATAG
- the LOC115966739 gene encoding uncharacterized protein LOC115966739: MAREPRKRNPNLYCHYHQDHGHTTKNCRNLWDHLEQLVREGRLKQLLYHSSGRASQAGSEMRGDASSRLPLGTINVIFAAPGRTGSCPSRVLSVLRPPAEEHSQASKRARVDVSLILGFSDKDMVGTIQPHDDALVVTLRIGGYDVRRVMVDQGSAVDIMYLNLYKGLGLKPEDLTTYNSPLVSFEGRMVAPKGLIRLLVQASTDVVEVDFIVVDIFYPYTAIMGRPWLHTLKAVSSTLHQKVKYPSRGQVLEIVGSQVAARQCLVAAIQHRPEAETSATTDNEL; this comes from the coding sequence atggcgaGAGAGCCTAGGAAACGCAACCCGAACTTatattgccactatcatcaggatcatgggcacacgacGAAAAATtgtaggaatttatgggaccacttggaacagttggtccgagaagggagaTTAAAGCAACTCTTGTATCACTCCAGTGGTAGGGCAAGTCAAGCAGGCTCAGAGATGCGTGGAGACGCTTCTTCAAGACTTCCCCTGGGTACGATCAACGTTATTTTTGCTGCCCCagggaggactggatcttgcccctcCAGGGTACTGTCGGTGTTACGACCCCCGGCCGAGGAGCATTCCCAAGCATCGAAGAGAGCCAGGGTGGATGTTTCCCTAATTCTAGGCTTTTCAGATAAGGACAtggttggaaccatacagccccatgatgatgctctgGTGGTCACGCTGAGAATTGGTGGATACGATGTCAGAAGAGTGATGGTAGATCAAGGTAGCGCTGTGGATATAATGTATCTAAACTTGTATAAGGGGTTAGGTCTGAAGCCAGAGGATTTAACAACCTACAACTCCCCTCTAgtaagttttgagggaaggatggTCGCTCCCAAAGGATTGATCAGATTGCTTGTGCAGGCTAGTACGGATGTGGTAGAGGTGGACTTTATTGTCGTAGACATTTTCTATCCATACACGGCTATTATGGgtagaccttggcttcatacccTTAAAGCGGTCTCGTCTACTCTGCATCAGAAAGTGAAGTATCCATCTAGAGGCCAAGTGTTGGAGATAGTAGGAAGCCAGGTGGCCGCTCGGCAATGCCTAGTAGCGGCTATACAACATCGGCCAGAGGCAGAGACCTCGGCTACAACCGATAACGaattatag
- the LOC115966740 gene encoding putative calcium-transporting ATPase 13, plasma membrane-type — translation MSTLRFRKPSEIDICDETQEDWWSASKTHKRRWRMAFTAISFTRLLFSLSKKVLDKDGSLLRTLSYVAIDVPRINEDSPLDNKAVTLLTVDPTKLRDMVRDKNFESLSEFGGVQELAFILETDVKNGINGGEADLIHRQNVFGANKYQKPPPKRFLNFVFDALKDFTIVEFGCGLLSLGFGIKQHGWKDGWYDGGSIILAVVLVVVVSAVSNFKQSKQFQKLSTKSSDIRVEVVREGRRQPISIFDVFVGDIVCLKIGDQIPSDGLFVEGHSLKVDESSMTGESDHIEIKEGNPFMLSGTKVTDGFGFMLVTSVGMNTAWGEMMSSINRDLNEETPLQVRLNKLTSYIGKIGLLVAALVLLVMLIRYFTGNTRDDKGNKEFNGSKTKFDDVMNVVVSIVSAAVTIIVVAIPEGLPLAVTLTLAYSMKCMMADHAMVRKLSSCETMGSATIICTDKTGTLTLNEMKVTEFWLGKEAMKDDSSAGLAGNILKLLEQAVSLNTTGTIYKPHSTSVPEISGSPTEIAILSWAVLNLDTSIDDIKQNYHTIHVEAFNSEKKRSGVLVKRNNEKTIHTHWKGAAEMILAMCSSYYDREGVLKVMDEDERLQFESIIKNMAQKSLRCIAFAYKEVEEESGQVLEKLDENGLTLLGLVGLKGPCRPEVSAVVESCRAAGVNIKMITGDNVHTAEAIALECKILNPDDDLGNEAVVEGVHFRNYSPEERMEKIDKILVMARSSPFDKLLMVQCLKQKGHVVAITGNGTNDAPALKEADIGLSMGIQGTKVAKESSDIVILDDNFTSVVTVLRWGRCVYTNIQKFLQFRLTVNVAALVINFVAAVSSGKVPLTAVQLLWVNLIMDTLGALALATEKPTNDLMAKPPVGRSEPLITRIMWRNLIAQAVYQLTILLVLQFKGKSIFGVKESIKSTLIFNTFVLCQVFNEFNARKLEKKNIFKGILTNKLFMAIVGVTIVLQLVMVEFLKRFANTERLDWGQWGVCIGLAALSWPIGCLVKCIPVSGKQLGNQRASVF, via the coding sequence ATGTCTACGTTGAGGTTTCGAAAGCCTAGCGAGATTGATATATGTGATGAAACACAAGAAGACTGGTGGTCTGCCTCCAAGACCCACAAGCGGAGATGGAGAATGGCTTTCACGGCCATATCTTTCACCAGGCTCCTTTTTTCCTTGTCCAAGAAAGTCCTCGACAAGGATGGCTCTCTCTTGCGCACCCTTTCCTACGTTGCCATTGACGTGCCGCGTATCAACGAGGACTCCCCACTTGACAACAAAGCTGTTACATTACTTACTGTTGATCCAACAAAGCTTCGTGACATGGTAAGGGATAAAAACTTTGAGTCTCTAAGTGAATTTGGAGGAGTTCAAGAACTTGCTTTCATTCTTGAAACTGATGTAAAAAATGGTATCAATGGTGGTGAGGCTGATCTTATTCATAGACAGAATGTTTTTGGTGCCAATAAATATCAAAAACCACCACCAAAAAGgtttctaaattttgtgtttgatgcGTTAAAAGATTTTACTATTGTAGAGTTCGGATGTGGTCTACTCTCTCTTGGCTTTGGTATCAAGCAACATGGCTGGAAAGATGGGTGGTATGATGGTGGGAGTATCATTCTTGCTGTcgttttggttgttgttgtgtcCGCAGTGAGTAACTTTAAACAATCAAAGCAATTTCAGAAGCTTTCAACAAAGAGTAGTGATATAAGAGTCGAAGTTGTGAGAGAAGGGAGGCGCCAACCTATATCAATATTTGATGTTTTTGTGGGAGATATTGTGTGCTTAAAGATTGGTGATCAGATACCCTCTGATGGGTTATTCGTGGAAGGGCATTCCTTGAAGGTGGATGAGTCTAGCATGACGGGTGAAAGTGATCACATTGAAATCAAGGAAGGGAATCCCTTTATGTTATCAGGCACAAAGGTCACGGATGGCTTCGGTTTCATGCTTGTCACTTCTGTGGGCATGAACACAGCGTGGGGCGAGATGATGAGTTCAATAAACCGTGATTTGAATGAGGAGACGCCATTACAAGTACGCCTCAACAAGCTAACTTCTTATATTGGGAAGATTGGACTGTTGGTGGCTGCACTTGTTCTTCTGGTTATGTTGATTCGGTACTTCACAGGGAACACAAGAGATGACAAGGGAAACAAGGAATTCAATGGCAGCAAGACAAAGTTTGATGATGTGATGAATGTAGTAGTGAGCATTGTATCTGCTGCTGTCACTATCATTGTAGTGGCTATTCCAGAAGGCTTGCCACTGGCTGTTACTTTAACTCTGGCTTATTCTATGAAATGCATGATGGCTGATCATGCTATGGTCCGGAAACTATCATCTTGTGAGACAATGGGCTCAGCTACAATAATCTGCACAGACAAAACAGGCACTCTAACACTAAATGAAATGAAAGTTACAGAGTTTTGGCTTGGAAAGGAAGCAATGAAAGATGACAGTTCTGCAGGTTTGGCAGGTAATATTCTCAAACTACTAGAACAAGCAGTTAGCTTAAACACAACTGGTACAATTTACAAACCACATTCTACATCAGTTCCTGAGATTTCTGGTAGCCCAACTGAGATAGCAATTCTTTCTTGGGCTGTATTAAATTTGGATACGAGTATTGATGACATAAAGCAGAATTATCACACAATCCATGTAGAGGCCTTCAAttcagagaaaaagagaagtggGGTTTTGGTGAAGAGGAACAATGAGAAAACCATTCATACTCATTGGAAGGGAGCTGCTGAAATGATACTGGCAATGTGTTCATCTTATTATGACAGAGAAGGGGTGCTGAAAGTAATGGATGAGGACGAAAGGTTGCAGTTTGAGTCTATTATTAAGAATATGGCACAAAAAAGCTTGAGATGCATTGCATTTGCCTACaaagaagttgaagaagaaagtgGACAAGTTCTTGAGAAGCTTGACGAAAATGGGCTGACATTATTAGGGTTAGTTGGCTTGAAGGGTCCATGTCGGCCAGAAGTCAGTGCAGTTGTAGAGTCTTGCAGAGCTGCTGGAGTGAATATCAAAATGATCACCGGTGACAATGTGCATACAGCAGAGGCTATAGCTCTTGAATGCAAGATTCTCAATCCTGATGATGATTTGGGTAATGAAGCTGTAGTTGAAGGGGTGCATTTTAGAAATTACTCACCTGAAGAGAGAAtggaaaagattgataaaatcCTTGTAATGGCCAGGTCATCTCCTTTTGACAAGCTTCTTATGGTACAGTGCTTGAAGCAGAAAGGCCATGTTGTTGCAATCACAGGTAATGGAACCAATGATGCACCTGCACTAAAGGAAGCTGACATTGGGCTTTCCATGGGTATCCAGGGAACTAAAGTGGCAAAAGAGAGCTCAGATATAGTCATCTTGGATGACAATTTTACCTCTGTGGTAACAGTATTGAGGTGGGGAAGGTGTGTATACACTAACATACAAAAGTTTCTTCAATTTCGGCTCACCGTGAATGTTGCTGCCCTTGTTATCAACTTTGTTGCAGCGGTTTCTTCTGGCAAGGTCCCTTTGACTGCAGTCCAACTATTATGGGTGAATCTAATAATGGATACATTGGGAGCTTTAGCCTTGGCTACTGAGAAACCCACTAATGATCTTATGGCAAAGCCACCTGTTGGTCGATCGGAGCCACTTATAACCAGAATCATGTGGAGGAATCTCATAGCACAGGCTGTGTATCAATTAACCATCttattggttttacaatttaAGGGAAAATCCATCTTTGGTGTAAAGGAGAGCATTAAGAGCACCCTCATTTTCAATACTTTTGTCCTCTGCCAAGTATTCAATGAATTTAATGCAAGGAAATTGGAGAAGAAGAATATATTCAAAGGGATACTTACGAACAAGCTGTTTATGGCAATTGTTGGGGTCACCATAGTTCTTCAGCTGGTGATGGTGGAGTTTTTGAAGAGGTTTGCCAATACTGAGAGACTGGATTGGGGGCAATGGGGTGTTTGCATTGGACTTGCCGCTTTATCATGGCCAATTGGTTGCCTTGTAAAGTGCATCCCAGTTTCAGGCAAGCAGTTGGGAAACCAAAGAGCTTCTGTGTTCTGA